Part of the Marinifilum sp. JC120 genome, TTACCGCAGCTTTGACGAATACGTGACTCTTACCCAGTCCGAACTCGTTAAAAAAATGAAAGCTGAAGCAGAAAAGCAGGGCATCAAAATTCTCGCTCTCGACTTCATTTACGGTTTCCGTAACCTGATCACCCAGAAAGTCATCAAGACTCCTGCTGATCTCAAAGGCATGAAAATCCGTACTCCCGGTTCCAAATCCTACATCGACACCCTCAATGCTATGGGCGCGGTTGCGACTCCCCTGCCTTGGGGCGAAACACTTTCCGCAGTACAGCAGGGCGTTGTTGACGGTCTTGAAGGTTCCGAGTTCACCAACATCGGTACCAAAGTTTACGAAGGCCCCACCAAGAACGTAGCCAACACCCGTCACATCCTCGGAACCTGCGGTGTATACATCTCCACCAAAGTTTGGAACGAAATTCCGGCTAATTACCAGAAAATCATTCAGGATGAATTCAACAATGGTGCAAACCACATGGTTAACCTGCTCAAGTCCCAGCACGGCGGCGTAGTGAAGGAGCTGGAATCCTACGGCGTGAAGTTCAACGAAGTTGACGGCGACGCTTTCCGCGCAGCCCTCAAGCCTCTCTACAAAGAACAAAAAGGTATGACTCCCGGTATCTACCAGTCTATCTTCAAAGAACTCGACGCACTGAGATAAACAATAAATTCAGGGCATGGGAGCCTGCGCTCCTATGCCCTGCTTTTGGTGGTGAACAATGTCTACTACAGCATGCAGATTTATTTTTAAAAATTTCGACCTCCTGCTCAGCGGTTTTTTCCTGTGCATTACCGTTGCGGTGGTCATCGTCAATGTCGGGCTGCGCTATCTATTTCAAGGCGGTCTTTTCTGGGCCGAAGAAGTAGCTACAACCGCCTTCATCTGGTCAGTTTTCGTGGGATCAGCCGCTGCATACCGCTACAAAATGCACATCGGCATCGATCTGATCAGCAAGGTCGGTCCCCGGGTCTGGCGCAATTTCATTGCTGTGGTCATCGACCTCATGATGTTCATCATTAACGGATACATCGTGTATCTCAGTATTTTTTATATTCAGGCAAACAAGCTGAAACGCACCCCCGTTCTCGACATTCCCGCCATTTACGTGAATCTGGCACTTACGGTCGGTTTCTCCCTGATGGCTGTCTACGCACTGGCTTTCCTGTATCAGGATTTAGGAAAACTTTTCGGCAAACAGGCAGAAGAAGGAGAATAGAACCATGCTTACATTTCCCGTAACCATTGTAATGGCCCTGTACTTCACCAGTATTCCCATTGCTTTTGCCCTGCTTGCCGCAGCACTCGCATATTTCACTTTCGGCGATGTTGGCACGCCGCCGGACCTGATCCTGCAGAAGTTCATCACATCCACCGCTTCCTTTCCTTTGCTGGCCATTCCATTTTTCATCATGGCCGGAGAGATTATGAACTTCTCAGGAATCAGTGCCGCCCTCATGAAGATGGCAGAAGTACTGACCGGACACCTGCGCGGCGGTCTGGCTCAGGTCAACGTGTTGCTTTCCACTCTCATGGGCGGAATCTCAGGATCTGCTAACGCGGACGCAGCCATGCAGTCCAAAATAATTGTCCCGCAGATGACTAAACGCGGCTACAGCGCACCTTTTGCTACCGCCATCACCGCCGCATCATCCGCAATTGCACCTGTAATTCCGCCGGGTATCAACCTGATCATCTACGCCCTCATCGCGCAGGTCTCAGTGGCAAAAATGTTCATCGGCGGTTACACTCCGGGACTTCTCATGTGCCTTGGACTTATGCTCACCGTACATTTCATTGCCAAGAAAAGAGACTACAAGCCTTCCCGCGAAAAAATGGCTTCCGGCAAGGAAATTTTCAAACAGTTCCGCGAATCCATCTGGGGCCTGCTCCTCCCGCTGGGTATCATCGCCGGTATTCGTTTCGGGGTTTTTACCCCCACAGAAGCGGGAGCCATGGCCGTACTGTTCTGTATCATCATTGGAGTTTTCTTTTATAAGAAGCTGAGATGGGAACATTTCCCCATCATCATGAAGAATACCATACTGGGCACCAGCTCGGTCATGCTGATCGTTATCGCCGCCTCTGTATTCGGGCAATACATGAGCTGGGAACGGATTCCCCACCAGCTGACCAAGAGCATTCTGGCTATCTCCGAATCCCCGTGGCTGATTCTGGTCGTAATCAACTTCCTGCTCCTGTTCCTCGGAATGTTCCTTGAAGGGGGAGCACTGCTGATCATCGTAGCCCCGCTGCTGGTCCCATTGGTCAAAGGCATGGGCATCGACCTTATCCATTTCGGATTAATCATGATCGTCAACATTATGATCGGAGGGATAACGCCGCCGTTCGGCTCGATGATGTTCACGACCTGCGCCATTACCGGATCGACTGTAGGGGAATTCTGCCGTGAAATCTGGCCGTTTATTCTGGCCCTGCTCATTGTTTTGGTAATCGTCACCTATATGCCCTCAGTGGTCATGTTTCTGCCCAACATCCTATAATGGAGTTTTTTAAATGATGATCATCGGACATCGGGGATGTAAGTACACAGGATATAATCAAAACACTATCCGCTCCTTTAAAAAAGTCACTTCCGAAGGGGTGCCGGCCATTGAATTTGATGTGCAGCTAAGCGCAGATAAGGAACTGGTGGTTGTGCACAACCTCGACCTTGAAGAAGTATCCACAGGTAAAGGGGAAGTTTCCAGCACGGACTCTGCTACCCTGAAAACCCTCTTTGCCGGAGACCCCACGCAAGGCGAGGACCGTATTCCCTTCCTTGCGGACGTTTTCGATTTCTTTGCTTCCTGCGGGCCGGACAAACGCCCGGCAATCCACATGGAACTGAAAGGAAATAATACCGGCAAAATGGCGGGAGAACTGTTCAATGAATACGTTGCCGCTGGAAAGCTCGACATGTCTGACATGCTGGTCAGTTCCTTTAACTGGAAGGAACTGGAAGCTATTCGCGAAGTATGTCCCGAAGCTAAAATCGGCCTGCTGGACGGAGCTATCCGCCGCAATCTCCTGCTGACAAAAACCGGACCGGAAGCGGAACGCTACTTTGCCGAGCTGTTCGCCTACGGCAATGAAGATTATATGCTGCCCCGGTTTCCTGTTTTGGCGGAGAATCTAAAGCTTCTTGATAGGATTTGTGCTGACCGACATATCCACAAACTGCTCAGTCAGGAACTTAAGGACTGCCTCGACGGTCGCTACTACACGGATGAACTGTTGGATAGTGCCACCGCGATGAATGCCACCTCAGTGAACCTTTGGTTTCTCACAATCTCACCGGAATTTATTGACAAAGCCCATGCAAAGGAGCTTGCTGTACTTGTGTATACTGCCAACCTCCCCGAAGAATGGACTGCCCTCGCTAAAATTGGAGTCGATGGAATCTTCACCGACTTTTACGCAGAGGCAACACGCACGCTGGCTGATTACAAATTTTAACCGGACATGGGGTCAGGCACGGGGCTTCCGGCTTCTGCCACCCCGAGCCAACTTCATGCCATGACCAGAATATCTTCTATTTTCTTCGATAAACTCGACTATCAGCTTTTGCAGATTGTTGACGATGTCCTCAAGCGCGGTCCTAAATCCCGCGCTTTCCGCTCCCTTTTTGTTGAATACATGCATCCCCACGGGATCAAGGAAATGGCGGCACCGCAAGGGCTGCGCATTGCCTATGCCGTTATCAGCCTGCTAGGCAGCTTTGAAAACGGCAGGACCCGCGACCGGCTGAAGGCCCTGCGTTCATTGCGGGATGAAGTTTTCCTTTCCTCATCCGGCTATTACCGCAAGAACACAGCCCGGGTTCTCCTGCAAATCATGAAGCAACTGGTCCGCCCGGGCAACAGTGAGTTGAAAAGGCTCAAATTGGCCCATGATTTTCGTATGGTTTCAGCTGGCAACCCCCGCAAAATAAGAAAGGAACTGGCAAAATATCATCTGATTGAAATGCCCGAGGAGTGGAATCACTTCGCCTTTGACGACCATGTGCACGATGCCAATACCAAAGGCAGAAAATCCCCCACTCACCTGATCATGGATGCCTGGATCAAG contains:
- a CDS encoding C4-dicarboxylate ABC transporter substrate-binding protein, whose product is MNFKKTLSVLCAGAVLILSMGTMCMADDYKLTLKLSHVFSPAEQLSKSMDAVAESIHEKTDGAINIQTFPQAQLPAYKEGVEQVVRGAKFISVEDPSFIGDYVPDFKALYAPMLYRSFDEYVTLTQSELVKKMKAEAEKQGIKILALDFIYGFRNLITQKVIKTPADLKGMKIRTPGSKSYIDTLNAMGAVATPLPWGETLSAVQQGVVDGLEGSEFTNIGTKVYEGPTKNVANTRHILGTCGVYISTKVWNEIPANYQKIIQDEFNNGANHMVNLLKSQHGGVVKELESYGVKFNEVDGDAFRAALKPLYKEQKGMTPGIYQSIFKELDALR
- a CDS encoding TRAP transporter small permease → MSTTACRFIFKNFDLLLSGFFLCITVAVVIVNVGLRYLFQGGLFWAEEVATTAFIWSVFVGSAAAYRYKMHIGIDLISKVGPRVWRNFIAVVIDLMMFIINGYIVYLSIFYIQANKLKRTPVLDIPAIYVNLALTVGFSLMAVYALAFLYQDLGKLFGKQAEEGE
- a CDS encoding TRAP transporter large permease; amino-acid sequence: MLTFPVTIVMALYFTSIPIAFALLAAALAYFTFGDVGTPPDLILQKFITSTASFPLLAIPFFIMAGEIMNFSGISAALMKMAEVLTGHLRGGLAQVNVLLSTLMGGISGSANADAAMQSKIIVPQMTKRGYSAPFATAITAASSAIAPVIPPGINLIIYALIAQVSVAKMFIGGYTPGLLMCLGLMLTVHFIAKKRDYKPSREKMASGKEIFKQFRESIWGLLLPLGIIAGIRFGVFTPTEAGAMAVLFCIIIGVFFYKKLRWEHFPIIMKNTILGTSSVMLIVIAASVFGQYMSWERIPHQLTKSILAISESPWLILVVINFLLLFLGMFLEGGALLIIVAPLLVPLVKGMGIDLIHFGLIMIVNIMIGGITPPFGSMMFTTCAITGSTVGEFCREIWPFILALLIVLVIVTYMPSVVMFLPNIL